The DNA sequence GAAGCCCTGTGATGGGACAAAAATCAGGAGGTAGGAAATGaaatgctctgtgtgtgtgtggtacatgTGTGTCACCTTGGGGCTCACTGCTTCACCCCTCCCCGTGTGTGAGAATCTTTCTGGATGTGGTTTTGGATCTGTGCCAGACTATTTCCCCCCTCTCCCATTGGAGCTTGTGTCTCGGCTCTTCTGTGCTGTTCAAATGTCGGGTGATCTGCTCTCATCTTTTGGCTGTTCCTCGGGTCCGTCAGCAGGATGTCTCGTTTATTGATGTTGCCCCGCTTCCCTCTGTCCTGTTCAAGTGTAAgatgtgtgttttgctgtgtgGTTGTGGTGTCATTGAAGAACTGATTAGTTAAAAAAAGTGATTTTACACCACAAAAGCCACAGTTAGTCTTCAGATATCCCACAGCTTCCAAACAACAAACTTTTAGTCACTGTCACACATCAGACTACTATGGTTTATATAAATTTAACTTCAGAATTCATTAGAATGATAATAATGCTTCACAAAGTTATCTTAACGTTTATTTGTTTTCTACGTGACATCCCATTGCTGCTTGCTTGGATGGTGACTTTCTCCTTTGCAGACCTCTAAAACTGTCTTCCTCCCTCATTTTGTTCGTTGTTAATTTTCCCGTTGACAGATTGACATTTTTAGATACTTATTGGAAGTCTGCTCTCTTTGGTGTTTGACTCTCGGTGTTCTCTTTGCGGCAGAAGTCTCGCCGCGACGTTGGAAACTTTGACAAGGAGTTCACCAAGATGGCGGTGGAGCTGACACCGACAGACAAACTCTTCATCATGAACCTGGACCAGAACGAGTTCCAAGGCTTCTCTTACACCAATCCCGAGTTCATCATTCAAGTCTGAGGTGTTCACCAGAGAACTGGCTCTGGCCCCCCTACATTCATGAACGCTCATCCAGTATCCCATCACACATACTCGTACCGTCTCAGGCGTCAGCAGCCTCTAAAATGGACAACAGCTACTCAACATACACCCACAGACATAATCTCTAAATGTGGCTTCAGATGCTGGTTTCTCAGCGggaccagtctgaccagtggTTAGACCAGCAACAGCAAGCAAGTCGGCACGTCCACAAGGGATTCAGTCTGGAGAAGAAAGTGTAGTCGTGTGTACATGCTCAGCAGATTGACAACAGTGTTTGTTTACTTTTCATCTCTTCGACCTCTAAAAGACATTCACACCCTGAACATTCCATCATCAATAAGTCATGAATTTGCTCACACGtgtctgcaggagcagctggaaaaaTTCCAGATGAACTGATGTCGTCCTGCCTGATACAGTCCTGACCTTGGTCTTACGAGATTCTTGTCTTCCaaatgacacacaaaaaaatagaCAACTATTCCCAAGACGCCTGTCAGACTGTGATATTCAAcagtctttatttaaccacCTGTTTCTATGGCACTGTGTGTGCGGTGGGTTAGTGCTGTGTAGGCCTATACAGTCTTTGTGGTCCAGCTCTTCTATGCATGCCATATTTGTGGTACAGTAGTTTCTTTCAATTTGCTTTTGACACGGAGGAGAAGCTGAACTGAGGCGGCGAGTGTATCTGCTAATGGAGGGAACAGTAGGCACTGAGATCCTCTGAAAGGAACATATATATTAGATGTAATCAACTCTGTATGACTTGTGTTACAGTGTTTGTGTAAATAAGAATGACTTAGAAGTGGATTTGGTGTTGTAAGCTGTGTCCCCCTCTGCACTTTAACCCTGCCAGCAGTCATGTCTGTTTTAACTTTATGTTCACAATTCATTtcttccatctcctcttcctcttctcctctcctgaaAACTTAATTTAGCCTCTTCTCTTCCCCTACTCCCACCTTGCACCTATTTTTTCAATGTAAGGAGAGGTCGCTTggaactttcttttttttaaaaaggatgacGGGAGAATAAAATGTTTACTATGCAAAATGCaggagaagaggatgaggacCAAAGTGGATGTTTTATAAATGAACCTGATGGGATTGTGTACCAAGAAAATATACATCATTTGCATGTGCTGCAAACGTTGAAAGTATATCTACATTAAAGTGAATTattataaaaacatttaattctTTGTTTTACTGGCAGGACTTCTGCTATGACAACTTGGTGGTCTACAtgtgtatatttatttttgcaccTGGACACAGATTTTGAATCCAATAAAAGGCCAGACAGCTGCAGGGCCGTACATAAAGGGGACTATATGAAAGCATTTAAGCTAACTGCTACTGTCCATACTGTATATTGCTTCATTTGATTAGTAAACAGTCTGATACATAAAGTAAATGTGTTCTTGCTATATAGAGATTTGCAGTCATCATATTGTGACCCAGCGGTTTGTGAATATAAACATGACTCAGCAACAGTTAAATATGTCAGTGCCATAAAACATAAGATATTGAAATGTGTCCTGTTAGAGGTGATGGTACAACTGCTGACACTTCACCTGAGTCTTTTACATTCTTgatattaaatgcatttaaaaacaacaacaaaaatggcGGGCCAGTCTCTGTCCGGGGTGCTGAACAGGCACGCGCGTTGGGGGCGGGGTTTGCCCCGTCCTACAGCCGCGCGTCAGAAGTCCAAAGTATCCAGATGATGCTGACGCCTTTTTCATCCCCACCTTTCTTTGTTTGAGGATTTGGAAGTTTGATTTTCCTCCTGGATTTCTTCTGACAGGCAGAGTCATCTATGATTTCCTCTGATTTTCTCAACCGCTGACCGAGAAACAGCCGGAGTCTCATTGTTGGACAAAAGAAGTCGAACTTTTTCAACTGCACCAATTAAATCAAGCGAATTGAGGAAAATGTCTGCTGAGCTGTCCTCCGATGACCGGACCAACTCAAAGATTAAACTCCAGGAAGAGTTTTAAAAAGAGCATCGCGAAAGCCACTGACCCGACATGAGGCTGTGCAACCGGGGCGTGATGATGTTGCTGACCACGGCGGGGGCTTTCTGCGCCTTCAGCCTCATGACCATCGCCGTGGGCACCGACTACTGGCTCTACTCCCGCGGGATGTGTCGCTCCAAGAGCCAGAATGACAATGAGACTGTCCGTAAGAACGAGGAAGTCCTGACCCACTCGGGTCTATGGAGGACCTGCTGCACCGAGGGTAGGAAAAGACAACTCCAGATGTTTAGGGGCCCCACACTTGGACTCTGGCACATTCGCGGCTTTCCTAGAtgaaataattacaataaaaaaaCTTTATTAGCTACAAGTCACAATAACACAATTCATTGTCATCACAGATAACAGAATAATTATTGAGATTTATTCATTCTAAATGGTTTTGTAGTAAAATAATCTAGTCTAAAATATATTGTAAGTGATACATTAGGTAGATGAAAAATTCTTATATTTTACttaaaagcagcttaaactacCAATGTtacattgtaaaaaaaacaaacaaacaaaaacactccAAATACAATAAATGGTATATCCTAAATGATCTGTTAAACAGAGTATTATAGTAAAAAGATGGGATATAGAGTCATTACATTCATTAATCTCATCATATTAAACTTCTTATATAACTCCACTATATTTTTTAGTGTGATTTTTACGTAACTGTCAATTGTGCTAAAGTTAAAGAAACAATATATTGTTGTCGAGCCTAGGTGAAGTACAACTGCACTACTGTGTACTGTTGTATGAAGATCCAATTAAATATGCTTTGAATAAGAAAGAGTCATCCATCACTTACACAAAAATAGTCTACAAGGATACAATTCCAAAAAGTTCAATCAACATAAATGCATCTGGACTGGTAATGAACAGTGATTTATTCTGCAGACCTCTGACCAAAAAGAAGGTTTCGTAAAATAATCATGAATTCTTGATTCGATTTAGATTGATGGCGAAATTAAGAGATTGAAGATGCAGAGAAGTTGAAGTGGTATCTTAAATTATTCAATGCTTTTTTGCAGACCATCATTTCTATCTTCTCAATATTCAGCTTTTCTGAGAGGAATTAAAATATTCAGCTCTCTTATTTTGCGATCAAGCCTCTTAGCCTTTATTTCTTCAGTCATTCCCTCTTTCCTGAACATTAAAAAATCTaaatggaggaagaaaaagcagATTTCAGCAATAATTAATCTGCAGATAAACAGAAGGGAAGTCAAAGGCTGAATGCAGCATAAAATTGGTTTATTTACAAGTGGAAATCAAAACTttctgaaaacatttattttttaagagAGGAACCAAACAGATATGGTTTCAATCCTCTTTCTTTCTGAATCGCAACAATGGTTAAATAATGTTTTTTAGCTTATTTTCTGTACTCTCTGAACCCTCAACTGTGTTCAAATTGTCCTGTGCTGAGTTTAGgttggtaaccatggcaaccagagtCTCACTGTCAATATTTTTCAATCAATGCATCACACAGGGGCACGTATCAATATATGTCCATGTGTGGACAGAAACTGCTGGGTCAAATGTTGGTGAGTGCTGAAAACTTGCCGGAATGGTTTTTGAACAAATCTGTTGTTTGCCACATTTCAATATTTGTCTTGAATATTGTGTATATTCAAGATAACACAAATGTTCTTTGCTGGATGTCTATTTCAGTGCAGATGAGAGACTGtgtcaataaaataaagcaaatcctGACCGATCTGTAGCCTGCAGTGGTTAATGTTATCTCTCAGTAACTTGTACAAACTGGCACCAGGTTCTTTAATTTCACAGCAACAAAAAGGAATTCACTGGCTAAATATTTGAACTCATCATTCTGTTTAGCTTTTACGTGGCCAAAAATACTCCTCTTACAAAACCTTTACTCACATTTGCAATTGAAATCAAATCTGGAAGCTAATTTTCCTGCATTGAAAGAGTTAAATAAAATTTGTGACATCTATCTCTCAAATAATAGCAAGCGCAAGATTTAccaaaatgtcttctttttgtGCCATGTCATTTTGCGTTCAATATTTGGATTTGGATACCAACGTGCATCAGAATCAATAACACACAGTCCATTAGACACTAACCATCACATTTAATGTCATCTAATTACTTTCACAATGATTGTGCTCTCTAACTTACACAGCATGCTTTTGGTGTTACAGAATATACCAGTTGTAGTTGGGCACTGCTACTGTAGTCATaatatttctctgtttttctccaggGACATTTCAAGGAGTTTGCAAAGACATTGATCATTTTGCAGAAGATGCAGATTATGAGCAGGATGCTGCAGAATACTTATTACGTATGTAATAACCATCTGTAAGTGTTTTTAGTGCATGATAGGAGACTTTGCATTTTCATCATCTTTCATCTGATCAGGAGCAGTACGAGCTTCCAGCCTCTTCCCCATCCTCAGTGTGGGATTGTTGTTCCTTGGAGGTTTGTGTGTTGCTGCCAGTGAGTTTTACAAATCACGCTACAATGTGATCCTCAGTGCTGGCATCCTCTTCGTCTCTGCAGGTGAGAATTATTCAGGAATCAGCTGCACACACCCTAAAGACAATGAGATTATCTTGCATCTGAATCTCCCAAAATTTCCAAACTCCCGCAGGTCTCAGTAACATTATTGGCATCATTGTGTACATATCAGCCAACTCAGATGACCCGAGTCAGAGTGACAACAAGAAGAGCTACTCCTACGGTTGGTCTTTTTATTTTGGAGCGCTGTCCTTCGTGCTGGCCGAGATGGTGGGTGTCCTGGCCGTGCACGTTTTCATagaaaaacacagacagctgcGCACCAAAGGCCAGGCCTCCCTCATGAAGCCGGTCTCTCGCAGCTCGTCCATCTACCGCAACCATTACTACCAGAACCGGGCGCGGCGTTACAGCTACAGGAGCAACCACAACGCAGTGGAATCGGCCTCGCAGTCCTTCCGGGCATCCTTGGTGCGAGACAGAGACCAGTTGATCTCTGCTGACTCAAAGGTCCTGGCAGGTTTACCAGCATCAGGGACAGTGGGGTCTGAGTTTATGCTTTACACTTTGGCTGCCTCGCCTCTTAAAGACAGTAAGATTGAGATGGCTGTGGAGGATTTAACCACAGCAAACACCCACAACCACACAGAGACTCTCCCTGGAAACTGTGCTGCCAATAGAAGGACAACCCCTGTctgaaaacagacacaaaaagtGAAATGGGAACAAAACTCTCACAAATTCTGTATCCTAATTTAAAAGAACTAGATACTCAAGCTAAGGAAAGGACAACAAAGACGACTAGACTGACAGAAAAtcaaatgtaaagaaaaaagtaTGACGTCCGAACACCACAAACTTGTAGGTCATTCTGTGATATATCACTAgagtatgtgagtgtgtgtgtatataacaTTAGGGtgcagaaacagacagaaaagtcTGTGAAAAACACTATCGACACATCCAAAGACATCCCAGCCAAATATATAGCCTGTACCTATACTGCCCTTGTGGACTTTACGCTTAAAACTGGAACCCCATTAAATGCTTGTTGTCTCTCTGAGTCTGACTATGTTTTGCACATAAAGATCTAAGCATTTGTGAAAAATCTGATGTTCTGCCCTGTGAGTCTGTGTTTACAATGAATAAAGCTTGTTCAcactgatgtttttttcctctctgcagccacACACGACAAACACATGCTCCAACAAACAGCTACAACCCCGCTACAGCAGTAGGAGCAATATTGTTGTAGATCCCTCAAAACAAGGACACAA is a window from the Takifugu rubripes chromosome 17, fTakRub1.2, whole genome shotgun sequence genome containing:
- the cacng3a gene encoding voltage-dependent calcium channel gamma-3 subunit; protein product: MRLCNRGVMMLLTTAGAFCAFSLMTIAVGTDYWLYSRGMCRSKSQNDNETVRKNEEVLTHSGLWRTCCTEGTFQGVCKDIDHFAEDADYEQDAAEYLLRAVRASSLFPILSVGLLFLGGLCVAASEFYKSRYNVILSAGILFVSAGLSNIIGIIVYISANSDDPSQSDNKKSYSYGWSFYFGALSFVLAEMVGVLAVHVFIEKHRQLRTKGQASLMKPVSRSSSIYRNHYYQNRARRYSYRSNHNAVESASQSFRASLVRDRDQLISADSKVLAGLPASGTVGSEFMLYTLAASPLKDSKIEMAVEDLTTANTHNHTETLPGNCAANRRTTPV